From the Trifolium pratense cultivar HEN17-A07 linkage group LG4, ARS_RC_1.1, whole genome shotgun sequence genome, the window tacactagattaaaaattaaatttaaaaactgTTTGGATGAAATGACACATCTATGTGAAAACTTAAAATTCTTTATTGAAATTATATCTAACTCGTAATTAACCTTCACAATGGGACATAAGATATGTCAAATTGATTGATATgggtttatttatttgcacCTAAAATCACACTAATTAATGGATATGGGTCTATTAAAAAGCTTAATTCATTGTTGTATATTGTATTGTTTTATCTGATACTTATATTTTACGCGTTAAATAGATCCTAAATTGTTAACCGAAAATGGTCCACAGCCAAAAATTAGGATAAATTAAATCCTAGATAGCCTAGTATATGCACCAAAATATATAAGTCAAATATTCTATCATAAGTGTGCAATATTTTCACCTTTTGGAATGgtttaaagaaaaaacattcaatcatatgattattaattaaataaaaataaaatacatcaaTTCAACCATAGTTGACACAATAGCACCCATGCCAACAGAGCCCATTAAGTCATGGATTTACCTTTCTTAAATTTCTATTAGTAGGGTTAAATGCACCTTTCAAATAGTATTGAGGAGGTTCAAAacttaaggaaaaaaaactctcaaataGTAAAAAGATTGATTAAACTAAAGCACTTAAATATTCCGCAACTATTAGATATGTGACTTAATACaattatctatctatataataaacaaataactTTCAATAAGTGACTACCTCATTTTGTTAAATGGGTTTATTTTAAGGCTTTAAGCTATAATTAGGTTGAAAGTAGGTTAAAGAATatgatgtaaaataataatttatgattAGATTATTTGAGATGGGATGTGTCTAACAAAAGTAATAAGAGAGTGAAGGTTTCGTTGAAGATGATATATAAGAAAATCATATAAGTGAGTTGTGGAAAACATTGTTGCTATTAAAATGAAATAGTTGCTTGAGGGAAAAGTAAGGTAAAATAAGTGGGTGTTGGAACTAATGAGAGTTGACCCTATAtgcactaaaaaaaaattgtctgtCGTGTCACAAATCAAGTTGACCAAATAAAAAGATACTAGAAATTAATCAAGTTTTATTTTTCaccttttatttttaagaaaaattgttaTGGTAATATGGACTTTATGATGAACTGATGCTTAAAAATCGTAAACATTTTTATAACTAACATTGTCATCTAGACGTTCAAAATCCTCTATATCTTTACGGTTGAAATAGTGACTTGGACGGTGttgattcaaaaaaacaaaggaaaatagATAATTGAGTTTTGAACACTAATATACCAGCCTCCATTGAGTCACCATGTAATTGTAAGGATGAGTAAATATCACAAACTTCTACTTACAGAGAGTGATGCTAATGCTGTTAGAATTTTGAACCTAAGCATATGAACCTATACTAGCAACTAGCAAGCATTAACTAAGAAACATTGATGTGAGAAAATGCATTGATCACCACAGCAAAAAATTATATGTGAATACCTTTGGTATACatttgaaaatcaaataaaaacttTGTAGTATAACTCTGATATGTGATGTCAAACAAAcccatcaaataaaaaattattcatcaataaaaaaCTAGGTCCCAATATTGATATTGAAATTGTAGACTTTCAATTGCTTAAATCTAGTTCTTATATTTCTTTCTCAATCACAATAATTAGGTCCCAATATTGATATTTTGTAACAGAATGTGTTGAACATAGTAGGAGTAAGTAACAAATGATATCAACTTTccatcaaaaattaaaatgacatcAACGACGTTCTTGCTCCATCTTGTAGTGCCCCACCATTCCGGTTTCAACGCTTCCAAGAGTTAGACCTATATCTTAGGGCTTAGATGGTTTAAACACGAGGCACGGACATGCATATGGCGATTTTGGTATGTGGATTTGAGCCTTGAGGGACTGTTATCCATGAGGGAAAATATGTAAGAGAGCCTTGAACAAGAGAGGCTGAGGCAGTTGAAAACTATAAGGGAATTGAATGAATAAATGGAGACGGCGTGACAAACTACAATTCGTGATTCAGGTTAAGGAAGACAGTGAAGATGGTGCCCTAGGTCCTGCTAATCCACAATACCTACCAGAATCACATACTTAAAAGGCGATAACAATACATACAGTAAGATTTTGGGCAATGGCAGAAAAGGCgataacaataacaatgaaacaaaaatagGACCCTGTGTGATTCCACAGTCATTATCTGTGATTATAATAAGATGCAATGGGAATAACAAGATTCTACGAACCACTACAAAAAACATAGGAAACAAACAAAATTCTGATCGAGTTCAAGAAACAATGACTTCACCAATATTAACCTAAATTATTAGAACACCAAGTTATTGTGTGATCTGTCTCTGTTAGAACACCACAATATTATTCGTTTTGGGGTTAATGTTCTCAATGGTGAATTGGTCATTTGATATCCTCCTCGTTCTCTTTTGGTTGTAAGAACGGAATGGAAGGAAGTAATGAAACCCGCAATGGCTACTCAATAACCTCCCCTTTGACTTTATCAATAATAAAGCCTTTTACCTTTTTATTTGTTTGCCAAATCTTGTTTAGTTGGATCCATGATCAGTTTTGTCTGAATCTTCGTGGAAGAAGAAGACGCGGTTCACCAGCAACTGCATCTGTGGATCCCACCAAATCATTAAACCTGGCAGCTGCTCGCTCTTTGATCATTGATACACCGGCCACTAGATCGACGAATAACCTCTCCAAATTCTTCTTTCTGATCTGTGATTCACCGGCCACCTGATCCAGGAATCCCACCTTATTCTCAAACCTAGTGGCTCAGTTGATTGGCACTCTTGTAACTTTGTAAGCTCTTCTTGCATACAATTTCTAGGGGTCCCAGGTCCTGCATCCACCATGAACATTTCTTTCCCTAAACGTAAAACTTTAGATTGCAAGGCCTTTCCATTACATAAGAATAAACTTGAATTACTTCTTGGAAATAATCGACTCAAATAGATGCTCATCGTAAGCTTTCTTTTTCCTCCTCTTCCTGTTTTATTCATCTAAAGCATCCAGCAGCGCCACAGAATGGACCTATTCAATGTAATAATAACTATCGATTAAAAAAGTTGTAATATgttgtgaaaatgaaaatgatgaaaaatcattttcaatctGCAACAGCCACGATGTGCATCGCATCAAcagcaatttaaaaccatacaCTTCATCAAATTGGTAAATAATCAGCTGAAAAATGAATCACCATATAGCTAAAGATGCAAACTTTTAAAACATATATTGATGAAGGAAAATTCACAATTGACAACTTATTAAGGTAAATGGATTTCAGATCAAAAATCATATAGCTAAAGAAATACATAAACCCTAAATATTTGTTCATAGAAGTTGCAAATATAATTTCTATTTGCCCCAGATTTCTAGTGCTGAATTTAGACTGGTACAAAATGTCCAAGAGAATGGAAATCTACGATCAAAAAGTTGCTCAATCACCCGATAAATTACAGGTATCCTTTctgctcattaaatcagttgcCAATGAAAAGAAAAGGATACATGTAATTTATCAAAATTTACTGTGATTGTTCAATTTTTGAACGTAGATTTTCACTCTCTTGAACGTAACGTAGATTGACAATGAAAAGAAAACTGCAGCATGATATGCAGAAAGCGCagagtttagaagaagtgaGCTTTTAGACAGAAGTGGCGGCGGCAGCATGTAACAAATGTTTGTATCTTCAATTTAGGGTTTCTATACATAATTTGGGCTTTACTGGATGACCTCAATGGCCCAGTTTTTAATTTGGGCTTTACTGTATTGACCTCAATGGCCCAgcatattttttataccaaaaatatccaattttgcccttgataaaaacttcggttcgtagaaacccaagttttttctagttcaaattcggtTAACAAGAACCGAATTTTAAAAAAGAGCACCCCGGGTTGTATCAGAACTGGttgcattttaaaaataataataagacaAAGGGTTGTATCCGAATCTAAAGACCAATACTCAAAGTTCTTCTTGACACACGTAAAACTTGAAATTGAAGAAATATTAATTCATGACTTATACATTAAAGGATCAAATCATTACTATATCAttgcattaattttttattagcatATGATATTATCATACTACAGCATATCAACGAAAACTGACTGTGGCACACATTGAAAAAGGGAGCAAAAATAGACAGACATTTGCAATGATCGCTTATGGTTTCAAATTTGCAGTCTGCATCTGCAATTGTGGCCGCAACCACATCGCACCGCAATTACGGTGTGATCTTTAATCACATGTATGGTTGCAACGCAGTCGCATTGGACAATTTTGAGCATGTTCGTttaaattttctcaccaaaaactaaaatttcagAACCCCAAATCCCAAAATACCCTCAGATAATcagatttaataaaaaaaaatcttatttttaacGATCTCTCAACATTGTTGTACTTAAGCTTCTCACAATCAGTATTTACAGAGCAAACTGAAACTCTACTATAGTCGATAGATAGTGTAGTAGTAGTGCAATAGTGGTGGTGCAACTTGGTATATgttgtgaaaatgaaaaatcatttcaAGCCGCAACAGCCGCAATGTGCATCACATCAACCGCATTGGCAACCGCATtggcaaccgcaatttaaaaccatacaCATACTTCATCAAATTGGTAAATAATTAGCTGAAAAATCAGATAGCTAAAGATGCgcttgtcaaaaaaatatatataactaaagatgcaaacttttaaaagatatatTGATGAAGGAAAATTCAGAATTGACAAGTAACTAAGTTAAAATGGGGTTCAGATCCAAAATCATATAGCTAAAGAAATACTTAAACCCTAAAAATTTGTTCATACAAGTTGCAAATATAAGTTGAAGTACCTGAATATTGGTTTGAACTTTGACAATAAATGATGAAATGGTGAAATCGAATGATGAGATTCAGAGAGAGCTATGTGATTCTGGTGACCAGTAAGAGCGACAAGAATTTCATCAACATTTTATAGTTGTGCTTGTTTATGgcaataaaaatcacttttttttttggcaaaattacactacaagtcctttatcttatttttttgtaacattttggccctttatcttatttttgtaacaatttggtcctttatctttttttttgtaacactttggtccttatttatttataaaaaataaaggatcaaagtgttacaaataaaaaaagataaaggaccaaactgttacaaaaaaaagaactaaagtgttacaaataaaaaaaacaaaggactaaagtgttacaaataaaagataaaggaccaaaatgttacaaaaaaaagataaaggaccaaaatattacaaaaaaataagataaaagacttgtagtgtaattttccccttttttttaatgataaaatcactttttttaataaaataatatttagtttGTTGTAAAAGTGATTTTTCTATTACAAAATAACCCTCGtctgtatccaaaaaaaaaataaccctCATCTTTTAACAGGTTTGAATCCTCTTCATTTATGAATGGAACTGCACAATCACAACATTTGATTTTCATTAAATATTAGCCGTCAATATTCAACACTATAGTATCGTTGGTGGACGGTTTAGATCGGGCAAGCGGGTTTACATCCCTTGAATTGCCTTGGGGCTGGCCTTCAAAGAAAGATCTAAACATTTGCGTAAATGAGATCACGAGACCAAGCCAGTTCACATCCTCTTCTCTTGGTCTTCGAGTACTAGGAGACCTATGTTCTATTGCTTGATTGGGCGCTACTTGCCTATTGGCAGAAGTTACTGCCCCGACCATGGGTGCTATTGTCCTTCCGTGTTATTATAGAAAGAGTAAGGTACAAGTGCGCACTCCTATACAATATTTTAAGTAACATCCACtgtaccaaaataaattttcattttatatcaACATATGTTGTAATTTGAGATTGAGTGAATGTGAACTAGAGTTTTGATTAtacttgaatttgattttattccatttttcaACTTTCCCATTGTTAAACACGAAGTGACAGTGAGGTTAGAATACGGCAAGAAACACAACGGTGAGGCGGCGAGAACACGACGATAAAGGCAGTGGGCGTGGGATGGTGGTCGTGACATTGAGGTGGGAAAGTTGGGCAAGGAGTGGTGAGGAAGAAGGAGGAAGGAACACATTCATTGTgttctctttatttatttattttattaataaaaaaaagctgatttttatgcttttaatcCTGACTGCTGAAAATTTTAAGCACCACATTAGTGATCTACGAAATTAACTCGAGCATAAGGAATTGGAGCAAATCTTGACTCTTTCAATATGAAACAAGTTTGACTTTGCTCCATTTTATATCCTCCATTTGTTATCGATTTATGAGGAAAAATAgacacaaataaaaaacttatgaGATCCATCGGTAAAATccacttattaaatgaatatcATTAATCTATCTTTTATCTCTATATCTCTCATAAACGGACTAACAATGGAGGCCAGTAAATGGAACAAAGTCATGAGACACAGAGTAACTAAACAGGATGCCTTTATTGAAGGTTGTTGGTTAATATATTGCCTTTGGTTATTATATCTTAAGTTAGTTCCTTAATTTTCATGAATCAACTTTTTGGAATTTCATTAATAAACTTTTCTGGATCCATTCAACTTAACAAAGGCAACACAGTTTTTAAAACTTGGACCTCAAAAACACATAGTAAATTTCCAAAACCAGTAAATTCCTGCTTGTAggaaaaaatgtttcaaacacATTCTCTCACATTGGTTGAAATTTGTAAAAGCCACAATATATCATGAGTAGCACTTCCAGTTTGGTGACTCCTCCTTAGTTAACTTCCCAAAACACTCCAACATCTTCTCTCCCAAACAATTGTGTTGTTAATCAACTTCAAAGGAACATatacacaaaagaaaaacacgTGCTTTAAAACAATTAAACCAAGCTATTATAATTTGCTGTTTTTATCATGCTTGCATCAAATGCACCCTAAATGTTTAGGGCCTATATAGTGACTGTTTAGAAGAACAAGAAAGTCAAATATACAGTTCTCTACTATACATGTATGCCTTGATGCATTTATTGCGAAATTCGACCCCTCCCCAAAATTAATCTATGTTCATCACTTTTTAACAAGAAACCACACATAAATCTAGTAAAACAAGTTTACTTCTCACCATCTTGCCATTTCAAACAGATCACACTTTCTGGCATAATGCAAGATTATCAGTTTCCGGCCACGAAAACCACACACTTCTCACCGATAAAAGCATCAAGTCAGTAAATAAGAGAAACATCTTTTCAATATGTATCGCTAAAATCAGTAACGAAAAAGCAAAATATGGAATGTAACTAATAAGAAAGCATCAAGAGCCCTGACAACAAAAAGCCTCGACTTTCATATGCTAAAGTGCATACCCTTAAATCCGACTCTTCATCCCAAACCAACAATATAAAATCTGCAGTCACTGATgtataaatatgaataaaagGAGACTTATATTTTGATACAAAAGAGAGGTATCTTTAAATTAAAGGCAACCAGAATCATAGGGATAAAGCCCTacatttaaatttctttattcaACATGTCCCATAACTCCTGCTACAGTCATATGTTCTATGGAGATTTAATACATTTTGAAAGGAAAACTATAGCAAATTACAACTTAAATCATTCACAAGACCAGATAAGAACCATAATTTCAAATGAAGATTGTCTCAATGCCTCTGAACATGATAAAAATTTATGtccttaaaataacaaagaaataaataaacacatATTAAGCACCTTTATTCATGATACAGAACAATGTCTCATCTAAACAAATTGTGCAGAAGTCTCACCCTGCAAGAAGAAACAGCAGCAACACCGAGACATAGCCAGCCACCCCCTCAAAGAAGGAGCAAGAACACATCTCtctctatatttatatttagaaaAGGATATCCTCGTCTTTACCGGTTGTACCAGCCAACAAATTTGTGGATTCATACGAAACCCCTTTCAGCAATTGTAACTTTTCAACAGCCTGTTGTTCCCTAGCAAGCACCATCTTCCTTTCAATTTCCCTCCTCTTATAACCCTGAATCTTCTTCAACCTAAAGAAATCCTCTCTCTCAAGCTCGTCCAACTCACCCTTAATGTAACTAATAGTATTCTCCAACCGCGGCTTAACAACATTCTCAAGAGCATTAACCCTACGGTTAGTAGTCTTAATAGCATCATCAAGGGTAAGGAAAGAGGTCTGAAGAGAAGCAAGCTCAACAAGAACCTCAATTGCCTTAATATAAGCAACACGACACTGCTGCACCTGCTGACCACCTCTAGCCAACCCGGTAAGGTCATTCTTCGATGCCTCACCATCAGCAGAATACTCAAATTTTGGAAGCTTCACTCCAGCTACATTCTCAGTACGAGAACGCACCCTAAGTGAAGCTTCCTTAACATTCTCAAGCACAACATGCTTGATGTTATCACCAGCTACATACTTAGCCTCAGTTAACGCAAATGAAGATGTTTTCATGATATCACCCATTGATTCCTTTGTTGAAACAATCTTTTTCAGGATCTGACGAAACTGAACAGTTAAAGCATCACTTTTCTTCTTCAGAAGTGCATGACCTCTTGTTGCACCAACCAAACGTGCTTTCACAACACCAAGCATTGTCACTGTGGGGACCACATTCAAACGCTGTGATTGCCCCGacattttttcttctcctttttctctcttctaCTTATTAAAATACCTAAATCGAATcccaaaatacaaaaaatacacaaaatcaaaaacctaaaattagttATTAAGATTCAATTTTgaagttgaaattgaaataccCATTTGCTATAAAATAATGGGTAGCGATTACATCTAATTAATCGAATTTGGAAAACAATAAATTTACATGTAACTTGATGCAGGGTATGATTGAAATTTAAATCGAACAATTACTATGAAATTGGTGAAATTGAAacgaaaaaaaatgaagattgaTGAATTGAAATTGAGGATTGAGATAGAGGAAGATGGAAGTGAGGACTAACCTGAAGTTGCTGATCGGAGATCGAGAATGGAAAATGATCaatcgagagagagagagagagagagagagagagagagagagaagtgaAAGTGAGAAGAACGTGTTGGATCAAtcaaattgtttttgtttttctgaagTTGTGAATGGGCTTTTAATTATGGGCTTGAAATATTTATTGCGCTTGCTGTGAATGGGCTTCAAATATTTATCGGGCTTTTCATTGATAGTCATCCAACTCTCTCCCTCTAGAGTCATGATATgctaaatattttctatcatatTTTAATCGATTGTTTGATGCACCAATGCGACAGCATAAATTATTCCCTTTTTTAATCTTATCCTATTACTTCTTAGTAATTTCTATCCTAAGTTTTAGCTGAGTTAGAAATATCATGTGCTTATCATTTAACGATAGAGAGTTTTCAACACAGCCGACCCTAATTCTTTTCTAGagagttttcttcttctttcaaaaaGGGGTGGTTTTGGGTCGTTCTTTGCCGGAATCACCCATGTGCATCTGTTTTTCTCTGCTTTAATTCAAATAAGTGGTTTTTTAGagttttcttgttttattttgtgatttctTTGCCTCGGTGCGTCCCGTCTTCGTGCGGTGTTTGTTTGATCCCGTCTTCGTGCGGTGTTTGTTTGCTTTCTTGTTTTTTATGGTGTTCGTTTGATTCAGATTGACAGATCTATTTTATCAACTACAGATTCAATCAATTACAAGGTCATTAACGATCCGAATACATGAATATTTTAgtaacttttattttgtcacatTATTTGCAGGCATGAGTGGCTAATATCTTTTCTGCTGTATTAGCGcatttattcttcttcttcttcaacgtatgtaattctctctttttttttttcttttgtgttctcCCTGATCCCTTTTTCTTTGATTCTCTTTTTGGTAGTTTTTACTGAAACTGTGTGAACAATAACTTTTCCATTTTTCCTTGATTCtcttattttgataattttttgtctaATCCCTTCATCAATCTTTTCCACTGCTACCTATTGTTCAAATAGTTTTTTTCTATGAGTAACAATTATGTTTTTGTATTGTTCTATGATGGTgttgtgatgttatttttcttCCTCTATGAATaccagtttttatttttcttggtgtgattgctcttttcttttcttttctttttgtctaaaaaaattatgtttcattttattGTTGTTACGTTGATCTTGTTATGCACCTCTTTGTATTTTTGGTACTGGTAATTTTGTTGCAAGAAATCTTGTTATGCACCTCTGTGTTTTTGGTACCGATAATTTTGTTGCAAGTATATATGCAGAGAAAGGGTCTTGGTTAGGTGAAgctgattttttttg encodes:
- the LOC123923398 gene encoding V-type proton ATPase subunit D translates to MSGQSQRLNVVPTVTMLGVVKARLVGATRGHALLKKKSDALTVQFRQILKKIVSTKESMGDIMKTSSFALTEAKYVAGDNIKHVVLENVKEASLRVRSRTENVAGVKLPKFEYSADGEASKNDLTGLARGGQQVQQCRVAYIKAIEVLVELASLQTSFLTLDDAIKTTNRRVNALENVVKPRLENTISYIKGELDELEREDFFRLKKIQGYKRREIERKMVLAREQQAVEKLQLLKGVSYESTNLLAGTTGKDEDILF